In the Balearica regulorum gibbericeps isolate bBalReg1 chromosome 3, bBalReg1.pri, whole genome shotgun sequence genome, ccccacgaccaccgacccataagccccctatccaaattataccacctactcaaaagatagaggcggagaacagaactgagcatgcgttctagtttgcatactaagcgaagaaatatgaaccaattattggaacggggagtgtaccactttgtaatctttgtaacatttgtgtataaatatgacaagagaaccagcattaggggtgcctgatttgaggaactatcctcctgacacccagcgctgcaataaaggaaatgcctgcttcttaatgctaaattagtgttaaggagttttctttcattcccgaatttcggtggCAGTAGGACCTCTGGTCCCAGCATACTCCAAGTTAAGTTCAGAGGAACGCTGAATCCAAACCTGTCATCCCCATCAAACCAGAACCTGCAGGCTTTTCCTGGCATTTCCCAGAACAGATGTGTCACCCACTGTTTGGGCTAAGCtctcttcattttccagcaATTCTTGGGAATGCCAGAAAGACAGAATCAGAGAGCCCTTAGGTATATAAGTAGCAGCAAGAAGTCATTGAACAAACTGGTTTTGAGTGTCAATAGTAAGACTTTATTTCTGGTAATCTCTTAAGTAATTTAAGACATCCTGTGTTGTCCAGCATACCCCCTAATTGAGTGAGCTATTTCATTTGCTGGTACACTCAGGTAGGCTTGCTTTGGATATGTTTGCAGTAGGCTAAAACCAGTCCTGCAGCTTAggaaagagagatgaaaaaccttttcactatttttattaatttcactttGCTGCTATCAGCAAACACAAGACATAGCATTTCTGTGGGTTTAAGTTGCTGCTCAGTAGAAAATTTTCATCACTTTTGGgacatctttttcttctagtGGTGGTTTCCTCTGGCTGCCAGGCTGCAGAAATTTCTTTATTGTGGGGATATTGCTTATTCTTGCTTTAAAActctacaaaacaaaaccaaaacagcactGTTCTTAAGAACCATGGTAACTGTCAGACATTTAGATGTTATACATGCTCTAAAAGTAACATTATGGGCTGATCCTACAGAAGAATCTATATGCATCATCCTGTTATGCTTTTATGGCTATAGTAACAGAAGGTGAGAATAAGCATCAGTATTTGACACAAGCTAAAAATACTTAGGATATTGGAATTTGATTTTGTCTTTCACTTATTTTCTCACTCCCCTACTCCCCCTGTATTTCTCAGCCAGTTTAAATCAGTGGTCCTGCTTTGATTCATTGTCCTTTAAAACTGTCCATTCAATTACCTGCAAGAGAGGAAATTTGGCAAGTATATCAGGCTTGCACTCTTCTGCCATTAAAAGGGTTTCGAGTAATTGCACATCTGCCCTGCTAAACTGGTTGCCAACAAGAAAGTCTTGTCCATGGTCTTTCAAAACCTAAGAACAgagaaccagaagtgatttttaatttttttttcctctgtgtgacTTAATATGATAGCTTCAAAGCAAGGTCACACACTGCATGGAGATATCCTTGACAATAAGAACATCTGTAGTACAAACAAACAACCTGACCACACTGTCACTCTTGGCATAGtttttcagtcctttctcttctgctcttctccctggcaGCTCAGTTGTACCCCTCTTGCCTTCACCTCCGTAGCTCATGCAATCAGCACTGCTGTGGTGGAGGCGAAGCTTTATGGGATACAGCCATCACTGCAAATGCCTGTACAAAATTTACAAGAGGCTTAAGTTCAGCCCAGGGCATAGTAAGAGCATCTTGGAGTCTTTCAAATTGCAGCTCTCTTACTTCTCACCTGTTTCCTCTTAAAGTTTGGGAACATTGCATTGGGAGCTCTCCACGTATAACCTGTGCCTCGTGGTCTTGACACCCTAATCCatccttccttttgctgcagaaggagcagtAATGCTTTCACATAGCATGTGTGGTAGAGGGGGTCCTGTACTTCAGGAGGAAACTTTATGTAAAAGTTGATGCTAATAGTGGCTTTTTGTCTGAAACAACATACAAACTGAAACATGGACATTTGGGGAGATCAGTGTGTCCTGGGTTTTTGCAGTCTGCATCTCTCCCAGATTTGTGGCACCTTCTGTCCCCTCCGTAGTGTTCTGTCTCCATCCTCATCCCAGCCCCACCAAAACCATAGCATTTatatttaagtgttttttttttttttctctgttttcctcagtACAAATTGTTTGTGTGGATCCAGAATGGAGTTTCAGGAAAACAATATTAATTAAGATACTACATCTTTGCCACGTACCTTCTCATAGACTGGGAAGTATCTGTTTGTGGCCTTGTCCACAATAGTAGCAAAATGTTGCTCCTTTTTATCGGCTGGTTGGAAAAGGTGGGTCATGAGTACCTCGTTCAGATCTATTACTGCTTCCACGTACATATCAATTCTGAAAGGAATAGATCCAGTTGGTCAAGTCAAACACAGTAGGTCTGAATAGCACGATAGCTACTGGCATAACCCCACTGAGGTGTTGGGAACTCTCCGTCTCTTCTATCCAGCATGCAGTAGCTTAGGGCAGAGGCGAGAGTGGGTGAAAGACAAGTGCAAAGTGCCTAACAAAAAACTAAAAGACTGTACCCCTACCATTTTTTCACTAGGGGTGATAGTTCTATGTACTGTTTTTCTGAACCGGAGTACAAAATTGGCATGTGTGTCATCCAAccttctgttaaaaatacaatCAGATGTGGGAAGTTAAACAGTAGGTCTATACAATTTCTAACAAATATATTGAAATGAGTTTACCTGTGCTAATTAActtgaagcatttaaaaatacttcaggtcAAACCATGTGCCCTAAGAGCCCTATCCTTTAATAACCAGTTATTAAGTCTAATTCTAATTCCTGGTTATTAGAgaagatttttgtttccatcAAAGGCATTTCCCTGAATTTGACGTGGTGAAAATGCCTGCTGCTGCCAACTGCAGGAGGAAATGAGAAGCAGCATCAGTACGACAAACTGCCCTCTGCGCTCCTGACTGCTTTCTTCTGATAACTGTACTGACCTTCAGTCTTTATGAACTCCCTTGCACCACGCTGCCTGTCTAATCTAGCTGGTTATTACTGCTGTAGACATCACCCGCAGTCACGGTCAACACGTGCTACATGAAAAGTATCACCGTGAATCTAACTGTGAGTTGGGAAACTCTTGAGTTACACAGAGCGATAGTATGAACTGTAGTCTAACAAAGAAAGGTGGTACTGTTACAGTACAGGGCTCTCTCCTTCAGGTCTTTCCCATAGAGGTTGTATTTTGCTGCTATGTAGTTGCCAAtggctctgctctgcaccaTCTTCATCCCGTCGATCTCCACCATGGGCACTTGCTGAAACAGCAGGGATCCGTCTAGGGAAAAGAGGACAAGACAAGGAGATGTTCAGTCTCTGAGTAAGAACCATTAGCAGGTGTTTGGCAAAGTAACTatgcttattattttttatttagaaccatagaatcgttttggttggaaaagacctttaagatcatcgagtccaaccgctaacctagcactgccaagtccaccactaaaccatgtcccttagtgccacatctacaggtcttttaaataattccagggatggtgactcaaccacttccctgggcagcctgttccaatgattgacaacttTTTTGGTGTCAGTATTCCTCCTTCTCATAACATGGTATGGAAAACGCTTACCATGAAACCAAGAGCCATTTCTTAGTGACATGTTAATAACTTCATATTATAGCAACCATCTTAAGTTTCTTCAAATCTGAGGAAGCACCTAAATGCGGAACTTTTAGCAGTTATACACAAAAAGACAAGTCCTGTGCTGTGTGGCTCTAACTCAGGTGATTTTCATGGAGGTTAACACAGATGAGAAGGACTGAAGGATATGACCCATAATGAGCCAGTTTCTGTCATGCTTTGGTAAGTATTATGGAAATCTGGACTATTTAAGGGCTTGTCAAAATATAATctgaatataaatacatataatacTATCTTTGTGGCTACTATATTGACTTTATACAATGACATACATCTGTACAGGCATGAAGCAGGGAATAATAGGTGGGTTTCATGAGATTCCTGCAAGAGCCAAATATCACTTGGTGTGAGACTGTAGCCATGTAAATCCCTTGCTAGTCTGCAGAAGCTTTATTCTAGCAAGGAAGAAGTCAAAATACCTCCAGGAACTGATCAGAGAAGTGAGTCAGAGTATTTACTTTATGGAATCATATTTCTTGACTCAAATAACTGATCAGCTGCATCCATCTTTGTATCCACTGTAAGGCAGGCATGCAGAGGAACTGCCTGCTATTAAggacacatttttatttatgcttgtgtctcaaaatactttttaaaagccagcAGGTGGCAGGGAGATCAAGTCATCGTTCCTAAAGCAGAGCAGGACTACAAATGCCAACCCCAGCTCAGACCTCTTTGAAAAGCCAAGTGAACTGGAAGAGCACAGACATGTAATTTGCTTTGGAGATGTGAATATCATATCCACAAAGATGGAAGTAAAGATAGCAAGGTGCGTAGTTGCCTTGGGAAACAGGAACGCATCAGAGGTACGGGTTAAACTCAGAAATCTGGAACTCTGGTTTCATATGGATTATAAAACAACAACTTTGTAGGCAACCTAAAATGCTAATGAATTTCAAGATGATCTGATGACAAAAACCTGAATTGTCATAGGACAGGGGacagtgggcacaaactgaaatgcaggagaGTCAATCACCTGAACTTAAGGAAAggcttttttactgtgagagttACTGAACAGTGGCAtgggctgcccagagaggctgtggagtctccatccttggagatactcaaaacccaactggacacagTTGGAGCAGAtgatctcaagaggtcccttctgacctcAGCCCTTCTGTGATTCACTGAAGACTGAAGCAACTGGGTGGATGATCCTATGTAACACACAGCAGTGTGCATCTCTGATACCTCATGTACTATCCAGtctagattttctttttaagacatAAGACTGCTTAGGTGTTCTAAGACAAAcaattgttgttgttgtattgtTATCATTATCATAATTATTGTTATCATCATCTAGTTATTAAAAAGTGAAGGAAACTTACCCTTCTGTAACTTTGTTAGATCATCCtttgtttccagaaaacattcttcaaactgcaggaaatacagaagaaaaattgtgttGTCACTGCATGTTTAACTTCTGCTTTCCATGAGACAGTGAGGGCACAAAGAGCTGTGTTTTgtggaattttatttaataaaaaaaaaagagcagatttGGAAGTGATAtctttaaaaacttattttgccTCTGTCAcatcctctcctcttccctctcacaTGCAATGCATATTTTTGTGCAGGTAAGATTTTGGCTAAAGCTGAGGTGACTGAAGGGCACAAAACCCTGTCTGCAAAGCAAACAAGGACCATGCCGCTTCTGTTGTTGGTGCTGGCAAGAGATggtggaggcagaggaggagaggacaggTAAATTcacactgcagcagcacaagctGGCACAAGGAGGGACAAAGAGAAGAGATCATGGGCTCCGTGCAGCTTTCTGGCACGTTGCCCATCACCATGACAAAGACTCACAGCTCTTAAAACACACAGATCCCGGCACTCCCTTTCCAGTTCAATATCAGAAGCTGTTAGAGGTAAAAACAATCGCTCTAGGTTTTATAATGTACAGTACCTTCAGGGGTAAGCTACACTGTAGTAGGCACAataattttttgctattttgggTTTTAGCTGAAGGTCTTCAGAATTGAAAGTGGTCAGCCCCTGTGATCAGAAGATAAGAAACCAGGTTCTgctgctgtggttttattttttttttctttcactagcTACAGGGGAAGAGGCATTTATGGTGCTACCAGCAGGCCTGGCACATGATACTTGGAAGTGAAATGGGAACTTGGCCCCCTGCTTAGGGTAAGCTTATGGTCATTGTTGGCTTGGTCAGCAATGCACTAAATGCAGAGCTTGAATCTGCTGGTCAGTCACATTTTTTATAAGGAACAGTAAAAATACGTATTTGTCACATGCTCTTAGTATAAAAGACAGGCAAACCTCAACCCCGGCTGCTGCTAGTAGCCACCGTATTGATTCCATCCGGCCTCGTCCATTGAAGTAGTGCAGCTTGGGTTTCCCAGACATGTTTCTATGTGCCTGATTTCCTACTATCTGGAATAAAGAAGtaagttttgcaaaataaagattCAGAATGCTGGTTTTGAGACTCTAACTGGTTCTCAAGCATTGTTCAAAATTGTCATGTTCGAAACCACTGATTTATGGTCCAAGACTCTCATCAAATTAGCAGAGGAGGTAAAAGACTGTATTGAGAGACTGCATTGTATCATTTTACCTTAAGATGTCTTTTATATGTGCAGTTTAGTTAAGCAGAACTCTGCACTGAGAGCAATTGGCCAATGTCAGAGaacaagcaaaccaaaacccatTTCCATCCCAAAGCGTTCCGCTCTGACCAAAAAGCAGGGTGTGCGAGATAGATACACTGCTCTGTTTACTTTGGTATTATCTCAGGATACAATTTACTGTTTATGCAGATACACAGTAACTGTAAACTCAGCAATTGCCGTGCTTTCTCCAGTAGCCGTTACGCTCCATTATAAAGTgacaggaaggatttttttccctcattgtAAGCATGCAATCTCATTTACAATGCTCCCTCTCCTCTCATTTCTTTAGGCAAGCACCTGAAGACatggaatttaattttgtctCTGGTAACATTGGATTTGCCTTTACCATAGACAGAGCCAAAGCGCAATACCTGCTCGGTTCAATTCCAATGCTTTGCTGAAATTTAAAGCAACAACAGTTTCTAAACTGATTCTTATCCCCCTCCCCATTCAGAACCAGTGCGTACACATCAGCAGCAAATATGTAGATGGTGCCTAGTTTATACTAGCTTCACAGTTATGAACACTCTGTCGACAACAAAGCTGAAGCATtaagagcagcaaaagcaaatggctaaccccaccccccccccccccccccccccatttccctTGTAAATAACATGTCATCTTCTCTACAATAGGAAGAAGGGGGTAAGAGGAAGCACTCCACACTTCTGAGATCTAAATTTCTTCAATCTGTACACCTAGAAAGCAGTTGATGAgtaatttaacattttatgCACATAACCATGTTAGTAAAAAAGTATATGCAAGTATTTAATCCATAAACCCTATTCACTGACTTAGTTTCAAGTACACTAATTCCCAGTGCATGTCCACATTCGAAAAAGCTTACCTTGTGCACAGTATGACTCACGCTAAGCTCTCAGTGGCTTTGCCTTGAGATTATATAGGTCAGTAGCCCCTCCTACAAAGAGAATTACAAACAGTTTTCTGCCGATGGAAGACTCCTATTTcatgaacaaataaaaccaattaGGTCTGTTTAAGTCACTTCTCacctacagaaaataaattcctgaCTAATGCTGACTATGTATTAATGTAAGATTCACAAGAGGTCATGATCATTGAGAACATctgtgacagaagaaaattgtatGATGTTTCCTATTTTCATTGTTTGCAACTTGctagttaaaaataattggaCTGGCTGAAAAGCTcccaagatttaaaaaaaataccatgatAGCAatcaaagttttaatattttatgattttgtaCTTTTAACAGATTGCCGCTTTACATAAGTCACATCAACTAATTCAACCTGAATCCTTTATAAGCTTCATTCCCTTCCTTAGGGATGGGGGATATTCCTTCAGGACAGTTTTCCGTGGAATTTCATTCCTCAACAtacaaggtttttttaatttttctgtcaaaaatgtTTCCCTGAATTTGACCTGATGAAAATGCACACCAGAGACAACTATAGGAGACAGTAAATGAAGAGTGGTATCAGAAGACAAATTGCCCTCTGCACTCCTGACTGCTTTCTTCTGATAATTCTGTTGACTTAAGAGTCAATGTGGCATAAAGTCCCATGCACCATCCTGCCTGTCTAATCTAGCTAGTTAATACTGCTGTAGACATCACCAGCAGGCAAGGTCAACATgctataaaaaaatctgctgtatCACTCTGAACATAATTGTGAGCTGGGATATTCTTCTCATATTACACAGGGAGGTTGTACAAACTGAAGtctatcaaataaaaaaaaattagttgttACAGTACAGGGGGCTTTCTCCTTCAGGTCTGTTCAGGTTCATAGATGTTGTACTTTGCTGCTATGTAGCTGAAAATGATCCTCATCCCATCAGTCTC is a window encoding:
- the LOC104640550 gene encoding glutathione S-transferase-like; its protein translation is MSGKPKLHYFNGRGRMESIRWLLAAAGVEFEECFLETKDDLTKLQKDGSLLFQQVPMVEIDGMKMVQSRAIGNYIAAKYNLYGKDLKERALIDMYVEAVIDLNEVLMTHLFQPADKKEQHFATIVDKATNRYFPVYEKVLKDHGQDFLVGNQFSRADVQLLETLLMAEECKPDILAKFPLLQSFKARISNIPTIKKFLQPGSQRKPPLEEKDVPKVMKIFY